In a genomic window of Paracoccaceae bacterium:
- a CDS encoding peptidoglycan-binding protein, with amino-acid sequence MNAAFSRTLRYKLPMMQGGDVRALQDALVLQGILHHAGVDGLFGPGTKKAIASFQRQSGLAVTGVADAQTFAALIGGRPPDVDSVAPQPGLPATSAGRKIPTSWMPAAPMTRIILHWTGGTHSPSSSEKKHYHILIDGEGEPHRGKLPISANVPPLRSGAYAAHTFRANSHSIGVSLCAMGGNARENPFRSGPFPITRAQWEMLAQVAAELCLRYGIPVTRKTVLGHGEVQNNLGIEQNGKWDPLALPWDPQRPYIEVGDGLRARAQEILDALKHPMSVSAPPLDEEEIPPSETVTLDGVPLRGAAIDGRIFLDMAHLVEHKGWPAPLIDVQNMSATIATPSVRFAIVQMNDRDGFTRHWIEAAEVSERLGMPLREDDAGDLHLASIPDDGLRRVIVKRGQTLGQIAQQHLGDRTRWRDLLSENGDTFTEDTARRLSVGQIVILPDGTKPVARSGTPLKPKGITDIAQKIARLEGGGTSMQQTRANAVKAILSACQSQEVNDLSHQAYILATAYHETNLGQFMTELWGPTKHQKTYGSRLGNRSDKEGRLYLGRGFVQITGRHNYGKYGEIFKKDFLSDPEQVADPAVAAEILVRGMSEIGFTGKGLLADLGFDGDFDWFRARSLINGDMNHRGDDRYPGLKKGEGIAKKARKYREIIATT; translated from the coding sequence ATGAACGCCGCATTTTCCCGCACGTTGAGGTACAAGCTTCCCATGATGCAGGGAGGAGATGTCCGCGCTCTGCAGGACGCGTTGGTTCTGCAGGGTATCCTGCACCACGCCGGCGTGGATGGTCTGTTTGGTCCGGGAACCAAAAAGGCGATTGCATCTTTCCAACGCCAAAGCGGCCTGGCTGTCACTGGAGTTGCAGACGCGCAGACATTTGCCGCATTGATCGGCGGTCGACCGCCTGATGTGGACTCTGTTGCGCCTCAACCCGGACTTCCTGCCACGTCAGCGGGGCGGAAAATCCCGACAAGCTGGATGCCCGCAGCCCCCATGACACGTATCATTTTGCACTGGACCGGGGGCACTCACTCGCCAAGTTCCTCTGAAAAAAAGCATTACCACATCCTGATCGACGGTGAAGGTGAACCGCATCGCGGCAAGCTCCCGATCAGCGCGAACGTTCCCCCGCTGCGCTCAGGTGCCTATGCAGCACATACTTTCCGAGCGAATAGTCATTCGATCGGTGTTTCGCTTTGCGCCATGGGCGGAAATGCCCGCGAAAACCCGTTCCGCTCCGGGCCTTTCCCGATCACGCGCGCGCAATGGGAGATGCTGGCGCAGGTCGCCGCCGAACTCTGCCTGCGCTACGGCATTCCCGTCACGCGCAAAACCGTTCTGGGACACGGGGAGGTCCAGAACAACCTCGGCATAGAGCAAAATGGCAAATGGGACCCTCTGGCACTGCCCTGGGACCCACAGCGCCCCTATATCGAAGTCGGCGATGGCTTGCGCGCGCGCGCGCAGGAAATCTTGGATGCCTTGAAACATCCGATGTCCGTGAGCGCACCCCCCTTGGATGAGGAGGAAATCCCGCCCTCAGAAACGGTCACGTTGGATGGTGTACCTTTGCGCGGCGCAGCGATTGATGGTCGCATTTTTCTGGATATGGCGCATTTGGTTGAACACAAGGGCTGGCCTGCGCCCTTGATTGATGTGCAAAACATGTCGGCAACGATAGCGACGCCCTCGGTGCGCTTCGCCATTGTGCAGATGAATGACCGCGACGGCTTCACACGCCACTGGATCGAAGCGGCTGAGGTCAGCGAGCGGCTCGGCATGCCCCTGCGCGAGGATGACGCAGGCGATCTGCATCTTGCGAGCATTCCCGACGATGGGCTTCGGCGCGTCATTGTCAAACGCGGCCAAACGCTGGGACAGATCGCGCAACAACACCTGGGTGATCGCACAAGATGGCGCGACCTGCTCAGCGAGAATGGCGACACGTTCACTGAAGATACCGCCCGCCGATTGAGCGTAGGACAGATTGTCATTTTGCCCGATGGCACTAAGCCTGTCGCACGCTCGGGGACCCCTTTGAAACCCAAGGGGATTACCGACATCGCCCAGAAAATCGCGCGACTAGAGGGGGGTGGCACTTCCATGCAGCAGACCCGTGCGAATGCCGTCAAAGCCATCCTGAGTGCGTGCCAATCCCAAGAGGTCAATGACTTGTCACATCAGGCCTATATTCTCGCCACGGCCTATCATGAAACCAATCTTGGCCAGTTCATGACCGAACTCTGGGGGCCCACTAAACATCAGAAAACCTACGGCTCACGCCTTGGCAACCGGAGTGACAAAGAAGGTAGACTTTACCTAGGGCGCGGTTTCGTACAAATCACCGGTCGCCACAATTACGGCAAATATGGCGAGATCTTTAAGAAAGACTTTCTGTCGGATCCAGAACAGGTTGCAGATCCGGCTGTAGCAGCAGAAATCCTCGTCCGCGGGATGAGCGAGATCGGATTTACGGGCAAAGGGCTTCTGGCGGATTTGGGTTTTGATGGCGATTTCGACTGGTTTCGTGCGCGAAGCCTGATCAATGGCGATATGAACCATCGCGGAGATGATCGCTATCCGGGCCTGAAAAAGGGAGAAGGTATTGCGAAAAAGGCCCGCAAATACAGAGAGATCATTGCGACAACCTGA
- a CDS encoding TetR/AcrR family transcriptional regulator, whose translation MSDRIKSDLRRQAVAVNVMSPSKSSVTQSAILNAATRFLENRQFRDLTVGILMQDAGYSRATFYQYFIDLHGLMETLLDRIKGQIIDGAQPWLIGQGDTVANLQESLRALVDVGYDQGFILKAVADASASDARLERVWESFLTSFDTLVSARIAKDQAAAYTTKFDPSPVAHALNRMDAAVLISSFGQNPKANKDVVLSAILRIWISTLYPQHAGKLTSVAGPQPMEQP comes from the coding sequence ATGTCAGATAGAATCAAATCAGACTTGCGCCGACAGGCCGTGGCGGTGAACGTGATGTCGCCAAGCAAATCCTCAGTGACCCAATCTGCAATTCTTAACGCCGCCACGCGGTTTCTGGAAAACCGGCAGTTTCGCGACCTCACAGTTGGTATTCTCATGCAAGATGCGGGCTACAGTCGCGCCACGTTCTATCAATATTTCATCGACCTGCACGGTTTGATGGAAACGCTTCTTGATCGGATCAAGGGACAGATCATTGACGGGGCGCAGCCTTGGCTCATCGGTCAAGGGGATACAGTTGCCAATCTGCAAGAAAGCCTCCGGGCCTTGGTGGATGTGGGTTACGATCAAGGATTCATTCTGAAAGCCGTCGCGGATGCATCAGCCAGTGACGCACGACTGGAACGTGTCTGGGAGAGTTTTCTGACCTCCTTTGACACATTGGTCAGCGCGCGTATTGCGAAGGATCAGGCGGCGGCGTATACGACGAAATTTGATCCAAGCCCGGTTGCGCATGCTCTCAACCGAATGGATGCAGCCGTGCTGATCAGCTCTTTCGGTCAGAACCCCAAAGCAAACAAAGACGTCGTCTTATCGGCAATTTTGCGCATCTGGATTTCAACGCTTTATCCGCAACACGCTGGGAAACTCACCAGCGTCGCAGGGCCGCAACCGATGGAGCAACCCTGA
- a CDS encoding DUF1254 domain-containing protein, with product MKLTNKLAIIASSIAISGIAFPAGVWAEDPPIMKMTTEIPDGITTPDDIQTQLGELSFFDGVPDDPTADKIYNLLDFTHAYQGYLDGVKIASMDAMRRGILTFGPANTTVLQFANLMDSKTLFLTPNTTSVYQTMWLQLGDEPMVIETPPNVLGFLNNAWFKYVSDFGNLGPDEGKGGKFLIVPPDYEGDIPQDGYFVVNTNTYGNWVLWRGYLENGSTETAINATQEKFRVYPLSQAGSPPDMTFVNVSGEEFNTIHVMDERMFEEINTVVQAEPLMGENPELLGHLAAIGIVKGQPFDPNPRMHGILEKAASAGAVTVKTLISKPRDDRAYWYPGESYWQNAFPGGAYTWILDGVTLQDFRASFHFYATGITPAMALKIVGKGSQYALTYRDSDGNALDGSKTYKLNVPANPPAKDFWSFTLYDNQTRSMLQTDKQFPALGSNNANLRQNEDGSVDIYFGPEAPEGQEHNWLQTVPGKGWNTIMRLYGPLEPWFDQTWRPGEIELIE from the coding sequence ATGAAGCTGACAAACAAACTGGCCATAATTGCCAGTTCAATTGCAATTTCGGGGATCGCGTTCCCGGCAGGGGTCTGGGCCGAAGATCCGCCGATCATGAAAATGACCACGGAAATTCCAGATGGGATCACTACGCCCGACGATATTCAAACCCAGTTGGGCGAACTGAGTTTCTTTGATGGCGTACCGGATGACCCGACAGCGGATAAAATCTATAACTTGCTGGACTTCACCCATGCCTATCAGGGATATCTGGACGGTGTGAAAATCGCCTCCATGGACGCCATGCGACGCGGTATCCTGACGTTCGGCCCCGCCAATACGACCGTTTTGCAATTCGCCAATCTGATGGATTCAAAAACCCTGTTTCTGACACCAAACACCACGAGCGTATATCAAACGATGTGGCTTCAACTTGGTGACGAACCAATGGTGATTGAAACGCCACCGAATGTGCTTGGGTTCTTGAACAACGCCTGGTTCAAATACGTCAGTGATTTTGGCAACCTTGGACCTGACGAAGGCAAGGGCGGCAAGTTCCTGATTGTCCCGCCTGATTACGAAGGTGACATCCCACAAGACGGGTACTTCGTCGTCAATACAAACACTTACGGGAATTGGGTCCTATGGCGGGGGTATCTGGAAAACGGCTCTACAGAGACTGCGATCAACGCGACGCAAGAAAAGTTCCGCGTGTACCCGCTGTCTCAAGCCGGCAGCCCCCCGGACATGACCTTTGTCAATGTGTCCGGAGAGGAATTCAACACCATCCACGTAATGGATGAACGCATGTTTGAAGAGATCAACACTGTCGTTCAGGCCGAACCATTGATGGGAGAAAATCCGGAATTGCTGGGCCATCTGGCCGCCATCGGGATCGTCAAAGGCCAGCCTTTTGATCCAAACCCGCGGATGCATGGCATCCTGGAAAAGGCTGCATCAGCCGGTGCGGTCACCGTAAAAACGTTGATTTCCAAACCCCGTGATGACCGCGCCTATTGGTATCCGGGCGAAAGCTATTGGCAGAACGCATTTCCCGGCGGTGCCTATACCTGGATTCTGGACGGCGTGACCTTGCAGGATTTCCGCGCCTCCTTTCACTTTTACGCCACCGGTATCACACCGGCGATGGCGCTCAAAATCGTCGGGAAAGGGTCGCAATACGCCCTCACATACCGCGACTCTGACGGCAATGCGCTGGATGGCTCAAAGACCTACAAGTTGAACGTCCCTGCAAACCCGCCGGCAAAAGACTTCTGGTCCTTTACACTCTATGACAATCAGACCCGATCCATGTTGCAGACGGACAAACAATTTCCGGCGCTTGGAAGCAACAACGCAAATCTGCGTCAGAACGAAGACGGGTCCGTAGACATCTATTTCGGGCCAGAGGCGCCAGAGGGCCAGGAACACAACTGGCTTCAGACCGTTCCGGGCAAAGGATGGAACACGATCATGCGGCTCTACGGACCGCTTGAACCATGGTTTGACCAAACATGGCGCCCTGGCGAGATCGAACTGATCGAGTAG